Proteins encoded together in one Flavobacteriales bacterium window:
- a CDS encoding PD40 domain-containing protein, translating into MLRIIRSTLLALSALLAASSAHGQFYNGAQQEFGKNRVQHEEFLWQYYRFDRLETYFYKGGRDLARYVSLSGHKHLKDLEKQLDIALDERVQFVVYNSLSDFRQSNIGITGDEQYNIGGVTRIVGTKVFVYFEGDHARLDQQVRSGVAQVMLDQMMFGGNWREVLKNSTLMNLPEWYTKGLVAHVSGPMDAMQASRLRDGILAGRFDRFNRLEGEDAVLMGQAIWSYVADVYGQGVIPNILYMTRVSRNVESGFMYVLGVPLKNLAIDCLGHYKDRFTKEEQMREALTLEELPIRHRKRTTWSQFKLSPNGRYAAWVTNELGQYKVFVRDLSEQRTWRIAKGEKKLNRIVDRSYPVLAWHPGSRALSFAVERKGELYLKTYTLDDGKTSSRPVFMLEKLLSMAYSHDGQNMVFSAVREGRTDLYLYYLIGNRQEQLTNDQFDDLEPSFTLDGRGILFASDRTDDTLRSQPANAEVALVNGHKDIFLYDLAGRSSLVRRLTSTTYADESAPMPLDSVAFTYLGDASGLRDRYRVRYDSVVSHVDTTIHYRYFAVNDRITRGRRSVLEHDVHARNGRLAELVFENGRYRLRMGRTSSGLAGLGEETPSGVRPDRREPLSDLTDPLDQVVKVDPRVQRPAGEPVNVDNYQFSDESAPPPARPLEALPQTIAANPTAAAPGDTLADRPLVFPEQRNYHVNFATDAVLTQVDNSYNAAFYQPFTGAQNLNPGLSGMIQMGISDLFEDHKIIGGFRLALDLNNNDYFLTYINLKRRLDKRFTVQRQTLQGVSRFGVVKVQTHLANYQVSWPFSELASVRASLLYRHDRYVLQSTDLLSLQEPNFHDQMAGGKLEYVYDSSVPRGLNLYTGWKFKVFGEYYIQPDEGNSDMQVLGLDARHSLRIHRDLVLVNRLAGATSLGSRRIIHFLGGVDNWLFPRVDNSIPIDFDQNYFYQSNATPMRGFYFNARNGTSFGVLNTEIRWPIFRYLVNRPMRSDFLQNFQIVAFGDLGVAWTGPDPYSEENTFNQQVIDSNPLLITIKNQREPIVGSYGAGLRARLLGYFVRADWGWGVDDGRVLKPVFHLSLSLDI; encoded by the coding sequence GTGCTCAGGATCATCCGGTCGACACTGCTCGCTCTATCCGCCCTGCTGGCGGCATCCTCAGCGCATGGCCAGTTCTACAACGGCGCCCAGCAGGAGTTCGGGAAGAACCGGGTCCAGCACGAGGAGTTCCTGTGGCAGTACTACCGGTTCGACCGGCTCGAGACCTACTTCTACAAGGGCGGGCGTGATCTGGCGCGCTACGTCTCCCTCAGCGGTCACAAGCACCTGAAGGACCTGGAGAAGCAGTTGGACATCGCCCTGGACGAGCGGGTGCAGTTCGTGGTGTACAACTCCCTGTCGGACTTCCGCCAGAGCAACATCGGCATCACCGGTGATGAACAGTACAACATCGGTGGCGTCACGCGGATCGTGGGCACCAAGGTCTTCGTGTACTTCGAGGGCGATCATGCGCGGCTGGATCAGCAGGTGCGCAGCGGGGTGGCCCAGGTGATGCTGGACCAGATGATGTTCGGGGGCAACTGGCGCGAGGTGCTCAAGAACAGCACCCTGATGAACCTGCCCGAGTGGTACACCAAGGGGCTGGTGGCCCATGTGTCGGGTCCGATGGACGCGATGCAGGCGAGCCGGCTTCGGGATGGCATCCTCGCGGGTCGCTTCGACCGCTTCAACAGGCTCGAAGGCGAGGACGCCGTGCTCATGGGCCAGGCCATTTGGTCCTACGTGGCCGATGTGTACGGCCAGGGCGTCATCCCCAACATCCTGTACATGACCCGCGTGAGCCGCAACGTGGAGAGCGGGTTCATGTACGTCCTCGGCGTGCCCTTGAAGAACCTCGCCATCGATTGCCTGGGCCATTACAAGGACCGGTTCACCAAGGAGGAACAGATGCGCGAGGCGCTGACGCTCGAGGAACTGCCGATCCGCCACCGCAAGCGCACCACGTGGTCACAGTTCAAGCTGAGCCCCAACGGGCGCTACGCCGCCTGGGTCACCAACGAGCTGGGCCAGTACAAGGTCTTCGTCCGCGATCTGTCCGAGCAGCGCACCTGGCGCATCGCCAAGGGGGAGAAGAAGCTCAACCGCATCGTGGACCGCAGCTATCCGGTGCTGGCCTGGCATCCGGGCAGCCGCGCCCTCAGCTTCGCCGTGGAGCGCAAGGGTGAGCTCTACCTGAAGACCTATACCCTGGACGACGGCAAGACCTCCTCCCGGCCGGTATTCATGCTTGAGAAACTGCTCTCCATGGCCTATTCGCACGATGGTCAGAACATGGTGTTCAGTGCCGTGCGGGAGGGACGCACGGACCTGTACCTCTACTACCTCATCGGCAACCGGCAGGAACAGCTCACCAACGACCAGTTCGATGACCTGGAACCGTCGTTCACCCTGGACGGCCGCGGCATCCTGTTCGCCAGTGACCGCACGGACGACACCCTGCGCAGCCAGCCGGCCAACGCGGAAGTGGCCCTGGTGAACGGGCACAAGGACATCTTCCTCTACGACCTCGCCGGCCGATCGTCGCTCGTGCGCCGGCTCACAAGCACCACCTATGCCGATGAATCGGCCCCGATGCCCCTGGACAGCGTGGCCTTCACCTACCTGGGTGATGCTTCGGGGCTCCGCGACCGCTACCGGGTGCGGTATGACAGTGTGGTGAGCCATGTGGACACCACCATCCATTACCGCTACTTCGCCGTCAACGACCGGATCACCCGGGGCCGTCGCTCGGTGTTGGAGCACGATGTGCACGCCCGCAACGGTCGCCTGGCCGAGCTCGTGTTCGAGAACGGCCGCTATCGGCTGCGGATGGGCCGCACCAGTTCGGGGTTGGCGGGTTTGGGTGAGGAGACCCCGTCCGGTGTCCGCCCCGATCGTCGCGAACCGCTGAGCGACCTGACCGATCCGCTGGACCAGGTGGTGAAGGTGGATCCACGCGTGCAGCGTCCTGCCGGGGAACCCGTGAACGTGGATAACTACCAGTTCAGCGATGAGAGCGCCCCGCCGCCCGCCCGTCCGTTGGAAGCGCTGCCCCAGACCATCGCCGCCAACCCCACCGCCGCAGCCCCCGGGGACACCCTGGCGGACCGGCCCCTGGTGTTCCCCGAGCAACGCAACTACCACGTCAATTTCGCCACCGACGCGGTGCTCACCCAGGTGGACAACAGCTACAACGCCGCCTTCTACCAGCCCTTCACCGGCGCGCAGAACCTGAACCCGGGCCTGAGCGGCATGATCCAGATGGGGATCAGCGACCTCTTCGAGGACCACAAGATCATCGGTGGCTTCCGCCTGGCGCTCGACCTCAACAACAACGACTACTTCCTGACCTACATCAACCTCAAACGCCGGTTGGACAAACGGTTCACCGTGCAGCGCCAGACCCTGCAGGGCGTTTCCCGCTTCGGGGTGGTGAAGGTGCAGACCCATCTGGCCAACTACCAGGTGAGCTGGCCGTTCAGCGAGCTGGCCAGCGTGCGCGCCTCACTTCTGTACCGCCACGACCGCTACGTGCTGCAGAGCACCGACCTGCTCAGCTTGCAGGAGCCCAACTTCCACGACCAGATGGCCGGCGGCAAGCTGGAGTATGTGTATGACAGCTCGGTGCCCCGTGGGCTGAACCTCTACACCGGCTGGAAGTTCAAGGTCTTCGGTGAGTACTACATCCAGCCGGACGAGGGCAACAGCGACATGCAGGTGCTCGGCCTGGACGCACGCCATTCCCTGCGCATCCATCGCGACCTGGTGCTGGTGAACCGCCTGGCCGGTGCCACCAGCCTGGGCAGCCGCCGCATCATCCACTTCCTGGGCGGGGTGGACAACTGGCTCTTCCCGCGCGTGGACAACAGCATCCCCATCGACTTCGACCAGAACTACTTCTACCAGAGCAACGCGACGCCGATGCGGGGCTTCTACTTCAATGCGCGTAATGGCACTTCCTTCGGGGTGCTCAACACGGAGATCCGCTGGCCGATCTTCCGCTACCTCGTCAACCGGCCCATGCGGTCGGACTTCCTCCAGAACTTCCAGATCGTGGCCTTCGGCGATCTGGGCGTGGCATGGACCGGCCCCGATCCCTACAGCGAGGAGAACACCTTCAACCAGCAGGTGATCGACAGCAACCCGTTGCTCATCACCATCAAGAACCAGCGGGAACCCATCGTAGGCAGCTATGGCGCGGGCCTGCGTGCCCGCTTGCTCGGCTACTTCGTCCGTGCGGATTGGGGTTGGGGCGTGGATGACGGCCGCGTGTTGAAACCCGTGTTCCACCTCTCCCTCAGCCTCGATATCTGA
- a CDS encoding MBL fold metallo-hydrolase produces MLYCEPFVCNPFQENTWLLHDGREALLVDPGCWNTTEEHRLEAYVTQHGLRVVRCLNTHGHIDHVLGNAWAHRRFGLLPEIHMDDLELLRRAPTIGQLYGVPCEASPEPVAHLADGDEVRLGDLRFEVLHVPGHSPGHVVLYCQKEGQLVGGDVLFQGSIGRTDLPGGDREQLLHSIRTRMLVLGDAVVVHSGHGPDTTIGAERRGNPFLQPSSFR; encoded by the coding sequence ATGCTGTATTGCGAACCGTTCGTCTGCAACCCCTTTCAGGAGAACACCTGGCTGCTTCATGATGGCCGGGAGGCGCTGTTGGTGGACCCGGGCTGCTGGAACACGACGGAGGAGCATCGGTTGGAGGCCTATGTAACGCAGCACGGCCTGCGTGTGGTGCGTTGCCTGAACACCCACGGCCATATCGACCATGTATTGGGGAATGCCTGGGCCCATCGCCGGTTCGGTCTGTTGCCGGAGATCCACATGGACGACTTGGAATTGCTGCGGCGGGCCCCGACGATCGGCCAGCTGTACGGCGTGCCTTGCGAGGCCTCGCCGGAACCCGTGGCCCACCTGGCGGACGGGGATGAGGTACGGCTCGGGGACCTTCGCTTCGAGGTGCTGCATGTGCCGGGCCACAGCCCCGGGCATGTGGTGCTGTACTGCCAAAAGGAGGGGCAGCTCGTGGGTGGCGACGTGCTCTTCCAAGGGAGCATCGGGCGCACGGATCTGCCCGGGGGCGACCGGGAGCAGCTGCTGCACAGCATCCGCACCCGGATGCTGGTGCTGGGCGATGCGGTGGTGGTGCATAGTGGCCATGGCCCGGACACCACGATCGGTGCCGAACGGCGCGGCAATCCCTTCCTTCAGCCTTCTTCGTTCCGGTGA
- a CDS encoding VCBS repeat-containing protein, whose product MALRPVAVPLSTVLLLQTLPVITGCGGQGSGAMEGTAGDSAAAPRFVVLPGDSTGLTLRNDLRESPEMNYFAYPYLYHSGGVAIGDVDGDGLPDVYLTTNRNGSRLYRNLGGLRFADITDQAGVGTADRWCTGPSMVDINGDGHLDIHVCVGGPPTGPERLRGLVFVNNGNGTFTERAAELGLALPMHALQAYHADVDGDLDLDVFIVATRTDFKNNTKVARYSIGPRSNTSHRLLLNDGTGRFEDHTEQAGLLSHAWGLSAVIGDLNGDDRRDIYVAHDFLEPDAVKLNDGGGHFTEAGTRTLRHTSMYSMGADMADINNDGLDDLYVLDMTPPEHQRSKQNMASMRPRQFFGMVALGWNHQYMANVLQLNNGGGSYSDIAHLAGVDRTDWSWAPLIADLDNDGWKDLFVTNGVWRDITNNDFKNKLDELTATRGSDLPFNEVMALIPTERPENFMFRNRGDLTFEKAMGPWGYHHNSVSTGAAYGDLDADGDLDLVVCDVGEAPKVVRNLTREQGGGVWIQLVLKGSAPNTQAIGTRVTVHSGDRRQVVEQRFERGFQGSMEPLIHFGLGAAKADSLVIDWPDGTRSVLREVAENARTIVDMAKTPRAARPGPSDERPYFTEQAVALGLDHRHVESSFDDFATEILLPHRQSDHGPALAIGDVDGDGHDDVFVGAAAGSPGCLYLQGRAGRFRKAGPQPWAAHSHQELIGALFFDADGDGDLDLYTAAGSTEAGPSGAAYQDHLYRNEGGGTFAEIRDALPVMPGSTQRVAAADVDGDKDLDLFVGGRNEPGAYPAAPRSFLLVNDGSGRFSDATADRAPVLDRVGMVTDALFHDLDHNGHPDLLLCGEWMAVRLFLNDGSRFTDGTGQWLDSTLVGWWNDLELADLDGDGDMDLLAGNHGLNNKFHPSKDKPLEIYMDDLDGTGTKDIVLAKHGAGGACFPVRGRECSSEQMPFLKDRFGTYKAFSEADLDVLYGREKLAKALHYSATEFATLLFRNEGGRFRATPLPNEAQTAPWRGTVVMDVNSDGHLDLVGAGNRWGAEVETSRYDAGNGWVLLGDGRLGFTPMPGRSSGFRAEGHACAVAPLRINGSTAVVVANGDGPLQVFMHGSRPPAGTVALR is encoded by the coding sequence ATGGCCTTGCGTCCCGTCGCTGTTCCGCTTTCCACCGTCCTCCTGCTGCAGACGCTTCCCGTGATCACCGGTTGCGGTGGCCAGGGATCCGGTGCCATGGAAGGTACGGCCGGCGACAGCGCAGCGGCACCCCGGTTCGTGGTGCTCCCTGGCGACAGCACGGGGCTCACCCTCCGCAACGACCTGCGCGAGTCGCCGGAGATGAACTACTTCGCCTATCCCTACCTCTACCACAGCGGCGGGGTGGCCATCGGCGACGTGGACGGCGACGGTCTGCCGGACGTATACCTCACCACCAACCGCAATGGCAGCCGGCTGTATCGGAACCTGGGCGGCCTACGCTTCGCGGACATCACCGACCAGGCCGGTGTCGGCACGGCCGACCGGTGGTGCACCGGGCCATCGATGGTGGACATCAATGGCGACGGCCATCTGGATATCCATGTATGCGTGGGCGGTCCACCCACCGGACCCGAGCGGCTGCGCGGCCTGGTGTTCGTGAACAACGGTAACGGGACCTTCACCGAACGGGCCGCGGAGCTGGGCCTCGCCCTGCCGATGCATGCCCTGCAGGCCTACCACGCGGACGTGGACGGCGACCTGGACCTGGACGTGTTCATCGTGGCCACGCGCACCGATTTCAAGAACAACACCAAGGTGGCGCGGTACAGCATCGGCCCGAGGTCCAACACCTCGCACCGCCTGCTGCTGAACGATGGCACCGGACGCTTTGAGGACCACACCGAGCAGGCCGGACTGTTAAGCCACGCCTGGGGCCTGAGCGCCGTGATCGGCGACCTCAACGGCGACGACCGGCGCGACATCTACGTGGCGCACGACTTTCTGGAGCCTGATGCCGTGAAGCTGAACGACGGCGGCGGACACTTCACGGAGGCCGGGACCCGCACCCTGCGGCACACCAGCATGTACAGCATGGGGGCCGACATGGCCGACATCAACAACGACGGGCTGGATGACCTGTACGTGTTGGACATGACCCCGCCGGAGCACCAGCGCAGCAAGCAGAACATGGCCAGCATGCGGCCCAGGCAGTTCTTCGGCATGGTGGCCCTGGGCTGGAACCACCAGTACATGGCCAATGTGCTGCAGCTGAACAACGGCGGTGGCAGCTACAGCGATATCGCGCACCTGGCCGGGGTGGACCGGACCGACTGGAGCTGGGCCCCGCTGATCGCCGATCTGGACAACGATGGCTGGAAGGACCTCTTCGTCACCAACGGTGTGTGGCGCGACATCACGAACAACGACTTCAAGAACAAGCTCGATGAACTGACGGCCACCCGCGGCAGCGACCTGCCCTTCAACGAGGTGATGGCCTTGATCCCCACCGAGCGACCGGAGAACTTCATGTTCCGCAACCGGGGCGACCTCACCTTCGAGAAGGCGATGGGGCCCTGGGGCTACCACCACAATAGCGTGAGCACGGGCGCGGCCTATGGCGACCTGGATGCGGATGGCGACCTGGACCTGGTGGTCTGCGATGTGGGCGAGGCACCGAAAGTGGTGCGGAACCTCACGCGCGAGCAGGGCGGCGGGGTCTGGATCCAGTTGGTGTTGAAGGGCTCTGCTCCCAACACCCAGGCCATCGGCACACGCGTCACGGTGCACAGCGGCGACCGCCGACAAGTGGTGGAACAGCGGTTTGAGCGCGGCTTCCAAGGCAGCATGGAGCCCCTCATCCACTTCGGCCTCGGTGCGGCGAAGGCGGACAGCCTGGTGATCGACTGGCCCGACGGTACCCGCAGCGTGCTTCGGGAGGTGGCGGAGAACGCCCGGACCATAGTGGACATGGCCAAGACACCGCGGGCAGCTCGACCGGGCCCATCGGACGAACGGCCCTACTTCACGGAGCAGGCCGTTGCGCTGGGGCTCGACCACCGGCATGTGGAGAGCAGCTTCGACGACTTCGCCACCGAGATCCTGCTGCCGCACCGGCAGAGCGACCACGGGCCCGCGCTGGCGATCGGCGATGTGGACGGCGATGGCCACGATGACGTCTTCGTGGGCGCGGCGGCGGGCAGCCCGGGGTGCCTCTACCTCCAGGGACGCGCAGGTCGGTTCCGCAAGGCGGGTCCCCAACCCTGGGCGGCGCACAGCCACCAGGAGCTCATCGGTGCGCTGTTCTTCGACGCCGACGGCGATGGCGACCTGGACCTGTACACCGCGGCAGGCAGCACCGAGGCGGGCCCCAGTGGAGCCGCCTACCAGGACCACCTGTACCGCAACGAGGGCGGTGGCACCTTCGCCGAGATACGGGATGCGCTGCCGGTGATGCCCGGTTCCACGCAACGTGTAGCGGCAGCGGACGTGGACGGCGACAAGGACCTGGACCTCTTCGTGGGCGGCCGCAACGAACCGGGCGCCTATCCCGCCGCACCACGGAGCTTCCTGCTGGTGAACGATGGCAGCGGCCGGTTCAGCGACGCCACCGCCGACCGCGCTCCCGTGCTCGACCGCGTGGGCATGGTGACCGATGCGCTCTTCCACGATCTCGACCACAACGGACATCCCGACCTGCTGCTGTGCGGCGAGTGGATGGCCGTGAGGCTTTTCCTCAACGACGGCAGCCGGTTCACCGACGGCACCGGACAGTGGCTGGACAGCACGCTGGTGGGCTGGTGGAACGACCTCGAACTGGCCGACCTGGACGGGGACGGTGACATGGACCTGCTGGCCGGCAACCACGGGCTCAACAACAAGTTCCACCCCAGCAAGGACAAACCGCTGGAGATCTACATGGACGATCTGGACGGAACGGGCACCAAGGACATCGTGCTCGCGAAGCACGGCGCGGGCGGTGCCTGCTTCCCGGTGCGTGGGCGCGAGTGCAGCAGCGAACAGATGCCGTTCCTGAAGGACCGGTTCGGCACCTACAAGGCCTTCTCCGAGGCGGACCTCGACGTGCTGTATGGCCGCGAGAAGCTGGCCAAGGCGCTGCACTACAGCGCCACGGAGTTCGCCACCCTGCTGTTCCGCAACGAGGGTGGGCGTTTCCGGGCGACGCCCCTGCCGAACGAGGCGCAGACGGCCCCCTGGCGCGGTACGGTGGTGATGGACGTGAACAGCGACGGCCACCTCGACCTTGTGGGCGCGGGCAACCGGTGGGGCGCCGAGGTGGAGACCAGCCGCTATGACGCGGGCAACGGTTGGGTCCTGCTGGGCGACGGCCGGCTCGGGTTCACCCCGATGCCCGGCCGGTCAAGCGGCTTCCGAGCAGAAGGGCATGCCTGTGCGGTGGCCCCGCTGCGGATCAATGGAAGCACCGCCGTGGTGGTGGCCAACGGCGATGGTCCGTTGCAGGTGTTCATGCACGGATCACGACCGCCTGCGGGCACCGTGGCCCTGCGCTAG
- a CDS encoding FAD-dependent monooxygenase, whose product MKNITIVGGGLVGSLLAVFLAKRGHRVNVFERRGDPRRTNVYAGRSINLVVSHRGWTALRAAGVHEAVERIVVPVHARMTHDRDGGLTRLPYSIDGRAIHSVSRAELNKVLLTEAEALPNVHLHFNHQCVEVDLDHARCSFRNDITGSVASIKADVVFGADGAPSAVRQSMMKGRFTFSQTYIEHDYKEIAFPPNADGTPRMDPNCLHIWPRRLFMMMGLANQDGGFTGTLFMPHEGEFSFDTIKDEQDLLRFFDAHFKDAIPLLPDLAEQYFRNPQSSLAIIRCSPWTHRDKVALIGDAAHAIVPFYGEGMNAGYEDCKVLNDLLNAHGDDHWGAVLDAYHKARKPNGDAIADLSLRNFVEMRDLVADPRFILRKKIEGRLQAKHPDKWLPLYSQVKFSDIAYADAWNEGLRHDRIMEQVLALPRIEEQWESEAVEKKALELLESVPRI is encoded by the coding sequence ATGAAGAACATCACCATCGTCGGCGGCGGATTGGTCGGAAGCCTCCTGGCCGTGTTCCTCGCCAAGCGCGGTCATCGGGTCAACGTGTTCGAGCGGCGGGGCGATCCGCGCCGGACCAACGTGTACGCCGGGCGCAGCATCAACCTGGTGGTGAGCCACCGCGGTTGGACGGCCCTGCGGGCGGCGGGGGTGCACGAGGCGGTGGAACGCATCGTGGTGCCGGTGCACGCGCGGATGACGCACGACCGCGACGGCGGGCTCACGCGACTGCCCTACAGCATCGATGGACGGGCCATCCACAGCGTCAGCCGGGCGGAGCTCAACAAGGTGCTGCTCACGGAGGCCGAGGCCCTGCCCAACGTGCACCTGCACTTCAACCATCAGTGCGTGGAGGTGGACCTGGACCATGCACGCTGCAGTTTCCGCAACGACATCACCGGTTCGGTGGCGAGCATCAAGGCGGATGTCGTGTTCGGCGCCGACGGGGCTCCGAGCGCCGTACGCCAGTCCATGATGAAGGGGCGGTTCACCTTCAGCCAGACCTACATCGAGCACGACTACAAGGAGATCGCCTTTCCGCCCAACGCCGACGGCACGCCGCGGATGGACCCCAACTGCCTGCACATCTGGCCGCGCCGGCTCTTCATGATGATGGGCCTCGCCAACCAGGACGGCGGGTTCACCGGCACCCTGTTCATGCCGCACGAGGGCGAGTTCTCCTTCGACACCATCAAGGACGAGCAGGACCTCCTGCGATTCTTCGATGCGCACTTCAAGGATGCGATCCCCTTGCTGCCCGACCTGGCCGAGCAGTACTTCCGCAACCCCCAGAGCAGCCTGGCCATCATCCGCTGCTCGCCGTGGACGCACCGCGACAAGGTGGCCCTGATCGGCGATGCGGCCCACGCCATCGTGCCCTTCTATGGCGAAGGCATGAACGCCGGCTACGAGGACTGCAAGGTGCTGAACGACCTGCTGAACGCGCACGGCGACGACCATTGGGGCGCGGTGCTCGATGCCTACCACAAGGCCCGCAAGCCCAATGGCGACGCCATCGCCGACCTCAGCCTGCGCAACTTCGTGGAGATGCGCGACCTGGTGGCCGACCCCCGGTTCATCCTGCGCAAGAAGATCGAAGGACGCCTGCAGGCGAAGCACCCGGACAAGTGGCTGCCGCTCTACAGCCAGGTGAAGTTCAGCGACATCGCCTATGCCGACGCGTGGAACGAGGGCCTGCGCCACGACCGCATCATGGAGCAGGTGCTCGCCCTGCCGCGCATCGAGGAGCAGTGGGAGAGCGAGGCGGTGGAAAAGAAGGCGCTGGAGCTGTTGGAGTCCGTTCCGCGCATCTAG
- the kynU gene encoding kynureninase, producing MTFEHSLAFAQARDAADPLRAYRNEFLFPRHHDRDVLYFTGNSLGLQPKGAADALKQELDDWARFGVEGHFQAKHPWYSYHEELTPSLARLVGALPEEVVAMNQLTSNLHFLMVSFYRPQGMRRKILTETRPFPSDTYAFASQIAFHGGDPASDLVEVQPRAGEHILRTEDIVARIEELGEELALVCFGGVNFYTGQAFDMATITQAAHAAGAIAGFDLAHAAGNLHLKLHDWNVDFGCWCSYKYLNSGPGSVAGAFVHQRHLGKDLPLFAGWWGHDKGERFRMERTFKPMPTAEAWQVSNAPVFSMAVHRVALELFDRAGIAQLRAKSEQLTAYLAFIIADVEKATGTRLEVITPSDPAQRGCQLSILAHGHGKALFDRITERGVIADWREPNVIRVAPVPLYNSFEDVWRFGEILKKCLVR from the coding sequence ATGACCTTTGAGCACAGCCTTGCCTTCGCCCAGGCACGCGATGCGGCGGACCCGTTGCGTGCCTATCGGAACGAGTTCCTGTTCCCCCGGCACCATGACCGTGACGTGCTCTACTTCACCGGCAACTCGCTCGGGCTGCAGCCCAAGGGCGCGGCCGATGCGCTGAAGCAGGAGCTCGATGACTGGGCGCGTTTCGGGGTGGAGGGGCATTTCCAGGCGAAGCACCCGTGGTACAGCTACCATGAGGAGCTCACGCCTTCGCTGGCGCGGCTCGTGGGCGCGCTTCCCGAGGAGGTGGTGGCCATGAACCAGCTCACGAGCAACCTGCACTTCCTGATGGTGTCGTTCTACCGGCCTCAAGGGATGCGCAGGAAGATCCTGACGGAGACGCGCCCGTTCCCGAGCGACACCTATGCCTTCGCCTCGCAGATCGCCTTCCACGGCGGCGACCCGGCCAGCGACCTGGTCGAGGTGCAGCCCCGCGCCGGAGAGCACATCCTGCGCACGGAGGACATCGTGGCCAGGATCGAAGAACTGGGGGAGGAGCTCGCACTGGTCTGCTTCGGGGGGGTGAACTTCTACACGGGCCAGGCCTTCGACATGGCGACGATCACCCAGGCCGCGCACGCGGCGGGGGCCATCGCCGGCTTCGATCTGGCGCACGCCGCCGGCAACCTGCACCTGAAGCTGCACGACTGGAACGTGGACTTCGGCTGCTGGTGCAGCTACAAGTACCTCAACAGCGGCCCGGGCAGCGTGGCCGGGGCCTTCGTGCATCAGCGTCATTTGGGCAAGGACCTACCGCTGTTCGCCGGCTGGTGGGGCCACGACAAGGGTGAACGCTTCAGGATGGAGCGCACCTTCAAGCCCATGCCCACGGCCGAGGCCTGGCAGGTGAGCAACGCGCCCGTGTTCAGCATGGCCGTACACCGCGTGGCCCTGGAGCTCTTCGACCGGGCCGGCATCGCGCAGCTTCGCGCGAAGAGCGAACAATTGACGGCCTACCTCGCGTTCATCATCGCCGACGTGGAGAAGGCCACCGGCACACGCCTCGAAGTGATCACCCCATCGGACCCTGCCCAGCGCGGTTGCCAGTTGAGCATCCTGGCGCACGGTCATGGCAAGGCGCTCTTCGATCGCATCACCGAACGTGGTGTGATCGCCGACTGGCGCGAGCCGAACGTCATCCGTGTGGCCCCGGTGCCGCTTTACAATTCGTTCGAGGACGTTTGGCGGTTCGGGGAGATACTCAAGAAGTGCTTGGTCCGGTGA